The Papio anubis isolate 15944 chromosome 5, Panubis1.0, whole genome shotgun sequence genome has a segment encoding these proteins:
- the PRELID1 gene encoding PRELI domain-containing protein 1, mitochondrial, whose protein sequence is MVKYFLGQSVLRSSWDQVFAAFWQRYPNPYSKHVLTEDIVHREVTPDQKLLSRRLLTKTNRMPRWAERLFPANVAHSVYILEDSIVDPQNQTMTTFTWNINHARLMVVEERCVYCVNSDNSGWTEIRREAWVSSSLFGVSRAVQEFGLARFKSNVTKTMKGFEYILAKLQGEAPSKTLVETAKEAKEKAKETALAATEKAKDLASKAATKKQQQQQQFV, encoded by the exons ATGGTGAAGTATTTCCTGGGCCAGAGCGTGCTCCGGAGTTCCTGGGACCAAGTATTCGCCGCCTTCTGGCAGCGGTACCCGAATCCCTATAG CAAACATGTCTTGACGGAAGACATAGTACACCGGGAGGTGACCCCTGACCAGAAATTGCTGTCCCGGCGACTCCTGACCAAGACCAACAGGATGCCCCGCTGGGCCGAGCGACTGTTTCCTGCCAATGTTGCTCACTCGGTGTACATCCTGGAGGACTCTATTGTGGACCCACAGAATCAGACCATGACCACCTTCACCTGGAACAtcaaccacgcccggctgatg GTGGTGGAGGAACGATGTGTTTACTGTGTGAACTCTGACAACAGTGGCTGGACCGAAATCCGCCGGGAAGCCTGGGTCTCCTCTAGCTTATTTGGTGTCTCCAGAGCTGTCCAG GAATTTGGTCTTGCCCGATTCAAAAGTAATGTGACCAAGACTATGAAGGGTTTTGAATATATCTTGGCGAAGCTACAAG GCGAGGCGCCTTCCAAAACACTTGTTGAGACAGCCAAGGAAGCCAAGGAGAAGGCAAAGGAGACGGCACTGGCAGCTACAGAGAAGGCCAAGGACCTTGCCAGCAAGGCAGCCaccaagaagcagcagcagcagcagcagtttgTGTAG